CTGATCCAAATACAGTAGCTCCAAATTGGGCTACAGCGTAGAGCATGGACCCGGTACCCACAAACGGGTCATACATCAATTTACCTGGTGAGGGCTTCAATTATCTATCAATGATTGTGCTATACGATAACTGATAGACTTACAAGAGCCTGATTAGCCATCAAAAAGCTCATTTGAGCCTCCATGGAGGTATTGCCAAAGTATGCGCGAGTCTTAATGGAATGAGAGATGATCAGTTGTCTCGCTCGGCCTAGTCCAATCTGCCGAATTTGCATCAGCTCTGCGAGCCCATCACCCAGTAAAAACTCACAAGCCGTCCAAAGTAGACCCTGTGGAACTGCATATCTCTAGCCAATCTTGCTTCCAGCGTATTAGCAGCACTCCAATCATAATCCTCGTAAACGATAAATTCCACATTCGGattctccaaatcaatTTTCCCTTGTAATCCGGTGTATTTAAACGAATTGATGGTCTCTACTTGGCGCGATTCAAGGATCCTGTGGTGTGCACTTTCAATGATGAACTTGAATGAGGAATTGATATATGGGTCTAAAACGTGGAGGTTTGACTTGAGCTGGGCATGAAGTTGGTCATAGGTAGCTCCTTGGGCAAACAACTCTGCTGCAGATCTACAATGCAAGTATCCCATGAACAAGGCTTTCCCATTGCACAACAGAGAACCACTTACAGCACCAACGTTTCTCTATCCAGTATGCGCTGTATGTCCTCGTCTTTCTCCAGTTCCACCACAAGAAGACCCCTACTTGTGTCTTCCGAAACGAAGCGGATAGGAAATTCGAACGTTTGGGAGATGGAAATCAAAGAAGGGAGACGAAAAGATATATGATCTATGACGATTCGAAGTACATAAAGCGGCATTTTTATTACTTTTTGCGaagattttttttttacaaCTTTTTATTATCTCCAGCATAGATGATCGACCATGGGAAAGTAAGATAAGATACGGGCGGACTTGTCCGCCTAAGTTTACGTCATCGACAATCTACGTTTTTTTTAAGGACAACTTTGAAATATTTTAAGAGTACATTTGTTACAACATGGCAACAAAAGAACATGAGGAAAATTGGACAGTGAAGAGGACGGAACTGGCTCTCCCAGCTATTCCTCCTACGCCCCGTCCATGTCTCACAAATGATGTCCTCGTAGCACGTTGGCAGAAATCAGCGGGCTTTCAACTATTCTGGGCATGGATCAAGAGGAGATGTGACAGATTGAAAGGTAAAGAGATCATGAAGGAAGGATATAACCATAGCACGCATGTGGGTAACAAGTACTTGGGATTTGACGACGAGTATACTGACATGTGAGAAGGGTATTGTCTGCCTGATGGATATGCTAGAGCAAATGACTCAATGGGTTAAGGAAGCTCCTCTTGAACCACAAGAGAATCAGCGCTTTGGAAACCTGGCTTTCCGCGTTTATGCAAAACTGCTACAAGAGGTAAGCTTCTGGCCTGCGCCTTCATTGACTGATAGGGCGATGTTAGAGGCTACCGATCCTACTCAACACATGGAATCTACCCAAATATTTGTTTGCCCAAGTTTGccctctcttcctcaattCTCATGCTTTTGGACACCCAACGAGACTGGACTATGGGACTGGACATGAGcttgcttttgtcttgGGGCTATGGTGCTGTGTTGTTTCTGGTTGGGTTGGAGGAGAGGGTGATAAagaggacgaggaggaTGAGTTAATTCTAAGAGTCTTTCCAAGGTTTGTTTTGCacgtttttttttggatcgGACTAATGTAATTCACTAGATATCTCGAGTTGACTACCTTgcttcaaaagacatacaaaCTTGAGCCGGCGGGCTCACACGGTGTATGGGGTCTAGATGATTATTGCTTTTTACCCTATCTGTTTGGTTCCGCCCAGCTCTTAGGTAAGCTATTGACATTCCTGATCACTTGGCTAATCTGTCTTCAGGTTCGGATCTCTCTCCCTCGGAATGCCTCAAGCTCGCCCTGGCCCATCACCCTTCAGCTACCACTACACCATCCTCCTCTATCGGCGATCTTTACACATTATCACTTCACCATCTCACCCTCTTTAAAGCAGGAGCTGCCTTCTCTGAACACTCTCCTCTGCTTTACTCGCTCTCTCAAATGCCTAACTGGATCAAGCCGCATACTGGTCTACGCAAGATGTTTTTAGGAGAAGTTGTGGGTAAGAGAGTTGTGGTACAAGGCATCTGGATAGGAGGTTGGTGTTGGGGAGCGGATGTACCGGATGTGGATGGGAAGCATGAGGGCGGAAAAGTAATGTACAAGGAGAGTGATGTGAGCAAAACTCCGCTCAAGGCTCCTGAGGCCTGAGTGCTTCGTAACTGTGAGAATACCATGGATTAGATATGGTATATCCCAGATATGAGGCAACGATTGTCATGTGCATGACCTTCAGATCTAACGATATGCCTGGTGTCATGGCGATTGACTCAATCGCAATGTCAAACAATTCATTAATCTGTTGGATTTGGAGCAATAATATCAGGCATAATTTAAAAGGCAAGATGCAGAGACCTAAAATGGCGATTTCCTGATGCCCAGCTTGCCAAAATCAATCTTGTTCGGTCTTTTGGACGAACAAGTCTCTCTCGTCTTGATGTCCCCCGTTGTTGGTTCATGTTGAAAGTATGATGGAGGCCATGATGATATATAGAAGCTCAGCAAAGTCTTACAAAAGGCATTTTGAGTGCGCTCATACTTTGTTTCCAAACTGGATCGAAGCATACTCGACGGTCTGAAGCTTTAGCTATGATTTTTGAGGGTAAATTCAAGAGCGAGCAATAGTACTGATGAGTCATACATCGCAAAGGCGACATCATGGGCTGAATATCTTCATAGAAGCAGCCTCCTTATCCATAGGGAGTACATACCCCATAGTTTGTTTATTCTGATCGTAAAAAAAACACAGCGACAATGATTAATCGTACGCTTATGTTGACATGGTGAAACTGCGAGAATTCAATCCCAAATCTATATCTTAATGTGATGCGCAGGCGATTCTTGTCATCATGGGCAGTTTTGATTTTACTTGCCTGGCCTAAAAGTGTAACAAGTTCCAATGTGGATATACTTTGTCTATCTTGGAGGAACAGGATGGTATGGCCTGGCAGTTTGATTCCACAGAGAGC
The sequence above is a segment of the Cryptococcus depauperatus CBS 7841 chromosome 5, complete sequence genome. Coding sequences within it:
- a CDS encoding serine/threonine-protein phosphatase 2A activator 1, which translates into the protein MATKEHEENWTVKRTELALPAIPPTPRPCLTNDVLVARWQKSAGFQLFWAWIKRRCDRLKGKEIMKEGYNHSTHGIVCLMDMLEQMTQWVKEAPLEPQENQRFGNLAFRVYAKLLQERLPILLNTWNLPKYLFAQVCPLFLNSHAFGHPTRLDYGTGHELAFVLGLWCCVVSGWVGGEGDKEDEEDELILRVFPRYLELTTLLQKTYKLEPAGSHGVWGLDDYCFLPYLFGSAQLLGSDLSPSECLKLALAHHPSATTTPSSSIGDLYTLSLHHLTLFKAGAAFSEHSPLLYSLSQMPNWIKPHTGLRKMFLGEVVGKRVVVQGIWIGGWCWGADVPDVDGKHEGGKVMYKESDVSKTPLKAPEA